From a region of the Argiope bruennichi chromosome 8, qqArgBrue1.1, whole genome shotgun sequence genome:
- the LOC129981184 gene encoding pyruvate dehydrogenase (acetyl-transferring) kinase, mitochondrial-like isoform X1, whose amino-acid sequence MRTSMKIFKDFSKMLDFYSQFNPSPLSIKQFLDFGRSACERTSFIFLRKELPVRLANIMKEIQLLPENLLRMPSVNLVQSWYQKSFEEILVYESVDTSDPKILETFCERLIKIHNRHNDVVPTMAQGVIELKQSCQLDQQTEHSIQYFLDRFYMSRISIRMLINQHTSLFGTNLNGHPRHIGCIDPNCSVTAVLKDAYENARFLCDQYYMISPDLEITEHNACKCNVSGPDPGSHISVVYVPSHLYHMLFELFKNAMRAVVEHYDSDTDNLPPIHVIVALGKEDLTIKMSDRGGGIPRSLIDTLFQYMYSTAPTPSPSTESTPLAGYGYGLPLSRLYARYFQGDLIVTSAEGYGTDAIIYLKALSDEANELLPVFNKTSSRHYRATVGTHDWSTQNQTMGMRQFTTFNDKRRISAS is encoded by the exons atgaggacgtctatgaaaattttcaaagatttctcCAAAATGTTGGACTTTTATTCACAATTTAACCCATCTCCTCTATCAATCAAGCAGTTTTTGGATTTCG GGCGCAGTGCATGTGAAAGAACATCTTTCATCTTTTTACGAAAGGAGCTTCCAGTACGGTTAGCTAATATCATGAAGGAAATTCAGCTGCTTCCAGAAAACTTATTACGGATGCCATCTGTGAATCTCGTGCAAAGCTG gtatcaaaaaagttttgaagaaattcttGTGTATGAATCTGTAGATACATCTGATCCTAAGATTTTAGAGAC tttttgtgaaCGCTTAATAAAGATTCACAACCGTCACAATGATGTTGTTCCAACAATGGCTCAAGGTGTGATTGAACTAAAACAGTCATGTCAGCTTGATCAACAAACAGAACACAGTATACAATATTTTCTGGACCGATTTTACATGAGTCGCATTTCTATACGTATGCTGATCAATCAGCATA cttctttATTTGGAACAAACTTGAATGGACACCCAAGACATATCGGTTGCATAGATCCAAATTGTAGTGTGACAGCTGTTCTAAAAG atgCTTATGAAAATGCAAGATTCCTCTGTGACCAGTATTACATGATTTCTCCTGACCTTGAAATAACTGAGCATAAtg CATGCAAGTGTAATGTATctg GGCCTGATCCTGGTTCTCATATATCTGTAGTCTATGTGCCCTCTCATTTGTATCATATGCTTTTTGAACTTTTCAAA aatgCTATGCGAGCTGTTGTGGAGCATTATGACTCGGATACAGATAACCTGCCGCCAATTCATGTCATTGTTGCTCTAGGAAAAGAAGATCTTACTATAAAG ATGTCTGATAGAGGTGGTGGAATCCCTCGCTCACTTATAGATACTTTGTTCCAATACATGTACTCCACTGCGCCAACTCCCTCACCTTCCACCGAGTCCACACCTTTG gcTGGCTATGGCTATGGACTGCCTTTGTCTCGATTGTATGCTCGTTACTTTCAAGGGGATTTGATTGTTACCTCTGCTGAAGGATATGGCACAGATGCTATCATATATCTCAAA GCTCTTTCTGATGAGGCTAATGAGTTACTTCCTGTGTTCAATAAAACATCAAGCAGACATTATCGTGCCACTGTGGGAACACATGATTGGAGTACTCAGAATCAGACTATGGGCATGCGACAGTTCACCACGTTTAATGACAAACGAAGAATATCTGCTAGCTGA
- the LOC129981184 gene encoding pyruvate dehydrogenase (acetyl-transferring) kinase, mitochondrial-like isoform X2, with the protein MRTSMKIFKDFSKMLDFYSQFNPSPLSIKQFLDFGRSACERTSFIFLRKELPVRLANIMKEIQLLPENLLRMPSVNLVQSWYQKSFEEILVYESVDTSDPKILETFCERLIKIHNRHNDVVPTMAQGVIELKQSCQLDQQTEHSIQYFLDRFYMSRISIRMLINQHTSLFGTNLNGHPRHIGCIDPNCSVTAVLKDAYENARFLCDQYYMISPDLEITEHNGPDPGSHISVVYVPSHLYHMLFELFKNAMRAVVEHYDSDTDNLPPIHVIVALGKEDLTIKMSDRGGGIPRSLIDTLFQYMYSTAPTPSPSTESTPLAGYGYGLPLSRLYARYFQGDLIVTSAEGYGTDAIIYLKALSDEANELLPVFNKTSSRHYRATVGTHDWSTQNQTMGMRQFTTFNDKRRISAS; encoded by the exons atgaggacgtctatgaaaattttcaaagatttctcCAAAATGTTGGACTTTTATTCACAATTTAACCCATCTCCTCTATCAATCAAGCAGTTTTTGGATTTCG GGCGCAGTGCATGTGAAAGAACATCTTTCATCTTTTTACGAAAGGAGCTTCCAGTACGGTTAGCTAATATCATGAAGGAAATTCAGCTGCTTCCAGAAAACTTATTACGGATGCCATCTGTGAATCTCGTGCAAAGCTG gtatcaaaaaagttttgaagaaattcttGTGTATGAATCTGTAGATACATCTGATCCTAAGATTTTAGAGAC tttttgtgaaCGCTTAATAAAGATTCACAACCGTCACAATGATGTTGTTCCAACAATGGCTCAAGGTGTGATTGAACTAAAACAGTCATGTCAGCTTGATCAACAAACAGAACACAGTATACAATATTTTCTGGACCGATTTTACATGAGTCGCATTTCTATACGTATGCTGATCAATCAGCATA cttctttATTTGGAACAAACTTGAATGGACACCCAAGACATATCGGTTGCATAGATCCAAATTGTAGTGTGACAGCTGTTCTAAAAG atgCTTATGAAAATGCAAGATTCCTCTGTGACCAGTATTACATGATTTCTCCTGACCTTGAAATAACTGAGCATAAtg GGCCTGATCCTGGTTCTCATATATCTGTAGTCTATGTGCCCTCTCATTTGTATCATATGCTTTTTGAACTTTTCAAA aatgCTATGCGAGCTGTTGTGGAGCATTATGACTCGGATACAGATAACCTGCCGCCAATTCATGTCATTGTTGCTCTAGGAAAAGAAGATCTTACTATAAAG ATGTCTGATAGAGGTGGTGGAATCCCTCGCTCACTTATAGATACTTTGTTCCAATACATGTACTCCACTGCGCCAACTCCCTCACCTTCCACCGAGTCCACACCTTTG gcTGGCTATGGCTATGGACTGCCTTTGTCTCGATTGTATGCTCGTTACTTTCAAGGGGATTTGATTGTTACCTCTGCTGAAGGATATGGCACAGATGCTATCATATATCTCAAA GCTCTTTCTGATGAGGCTAATGAGTTACTTCCTGTGTTCAATAAAACATCAAGCAGACATTATCGTGCCACTGTGGGAACACATGATTGGAGTACTCAGAATCAGACTATGGGCATGCGACAGTTCACCACGTTTAATGACAAACGAAGAATATCTGCTAGCTGA